The Megachile rotundata isolate GNS110a chromosome 3, iyMegRotu1, whole genome shotgun sequence genome includes a window with the following:
- the vito gene encoding nucleolar protein viriato: protein MMYQVKAQPKLLNVNRVPSQPKKRRKITLVFDEKKRRDFLKGFRKRKLERKQKAQEKLKQQLKEERKKIKQGVQEYYKNLVSSRDIPEIQQLLSQHEYETEGHTISILELNVEDLTENSTLIGENKGNVVEEDNEKEESDNNSEYNEEIVGMSLNEKKKATKSEEPIENKLITSGKDLKKAIKKATLQQVKKSKAFKRKQQVERRKNKKESMRKQKQKEKVRKHSGKLKNKLKQ, encoded by the exons ATGATGTATCAAGTAAAAGCACAACCGAAATTACTCAATGTAAATAGAGTGCCTAGTCAACCAAAAAAACGGAGGAAGATTACACTTGTATttgatgaaaaaaaaagaag agattttCTGAAAGGATTTCGCAAAAGAAAATTAGAACGAAAGCAAAAAGCTCAAGAAAAATTGAAGCAACAATTAAAGGAAGaacgaaaaaaaattaaacagggA GTacaagaatattataaaaacttgGTATCGAGTCGTGACATTCCTGAAATTCAACAATTATTATCTCAACATGAGTATGAAACAGAGGGACATACTATTAGTATTCTGGAATTAAATGTTGAAGATTTAACAGAAAATAGTACATTAATTGGTGAAAATAAAGGTAATGTTGTAGAAGAAGATAATGAGAAAGAAGAAAGTGATAATAATTCTGAATACAATGAAGAGATTGTGGGAATGTCtttaaatgaaaagaaaaaagccACAAAATCAGAGGAACCTATTGAAAATAAGTTAATTACAAGTGGAAAAGACTTAAAAAAAGCAATCAAAAAAGCTACACTGCAACAGGTAAAAAAGAGTAAAGCTTTCAAACGAAAACAACAAGTAGAACgacggaaaaataaaaaagaaagtatgAGGAAACAGAAACAAAAGGAAAAAGTTCGAAAACATAGTGGGAAACTTAAAAACAAACTAAagcaataa
- the Nthl1 gene encoding nth-like DNA glycosylase 1, whose amino-acid sequence MSKKLKLDLLKTPRSLRSGNKATITDSSSTSSKYFDNENTLPKKIEKKKRSPIKIEYEDTENVDIQSNDIKLEDVKHEIIKKENTQEVDVQSNDIKLEDVKHEIIKKESTQEENIWMPQNWEIVLNNVKEMRKHRTAPVDEMGCHKCADPKASAKVIRFQSLVALMLSSQTKDQVTHAAMQRLNAYGCTPEMLRDTPDDVLGKLIYPVGFWKRKVIYIKKTAGILIDKYDSDIPRTLKELCELPGVGPKMSHICMQIAWGEVSGIGVDTHVHRICNRMGWVKKPTKTPEQTRTAVEEWLPKNLWSEVNHLLVGFGQEICLPRFPKCNECLNRNICPFSTKNKIKDT is encoded by the exons atgagtaaaaAATTAAAGCTTGATCTTTTGAAAACGCCAAGATCTTTACGATCTGGAAATAAAGCTACTATTACAGATTCGTCATCTACATCATCAAAGTATTTTGATAATGAAAATACATTGCCAAAGAAAATAGAGAAGAAAAAGCGGTCTCCTATAAAAATAGAATATGAAGACACAGAAAATGTTGACATACAAAGTAATGACATCAAACTGGAAGATGTAAaacatgaaattattaaaaaggaaAATACACAGGAAGTTGACGTACAAAGTAATGACATCAAACTGGAAGATGTAAaacatgaaattattaaaaaggaaAGTACACAGGAAGAAAATATTTGGATGCcacaaaattgggaaattgtttTGAATAATGTCAAAGAAATGCGAAAACACAGAACTGCACCTGTAGATGAAATGGGTTGTCATAAGTGCGCTGATCCTAAAGCTTCTGCTAAAGTTATTAGATTTCAATCGTTAGTAGCACTGATGCTTAGTAGCCAAACCAAAGATCAAGTTACTCATGCAGCCATGCAGAGATTGAATGCTTATGGCTGTACTCCAGAAATGCTAAGAGATACTCCTGATGATGTTCTTGGGAAATTGATATATCCAGTTGGATTTTGGAAg agaaaagtaatatatattaaaaaaacagCAGGTATTTTAATTGATAAATACGATAGTGATATTCCTAGAACATTAAAGGAATTGTGTGAGTTACCTGGGGTTGGACCAAAAATGAGTCATATTTGTATGCAAATAGCATGGGGTGAAGTTTCTGGCATTGGCGTGGATACACACGTACATCGTATTTGTAATAGAATGGGTTGGGTTAAAAAACCAACAAAGACACCAGAACAAACAAGAACTGCAGTAGAAGAATGGCTACCAAAAAATCTTTGGAGCGAGGTAAATCATCTACTTGTAGGATTTGGCCAAGAAATTTGCTTACCAAGATTTCCTAAATGTAATGAGTGTCTGAATAGAAATATATGTCCATTtagtacaaaaaataaaataaaagacacgtaa